A region from the Spirochaeta thermophila DSM 6192 genome encodes:
- a CDS encoding hemolysin family protein, which produces MIVPLLVLAFLLFLSAFFSGTETAFTSLSFVDIQTLKKKAPKKGHLIEKMLSQPDIFLTTVLIGNNLANLSASAFTTTLTIRLAGSTAVGLSTGVLTMVVLLFSEILPKRLAFHHNTFIALHTVRILWILSFAFRPVIWILSGITRILLPRNEQPPLTEEAILHTLSLAHSTGAIEPYKTRMMRRIIRFSEATLHTIMTHRTRIFSLPQALTVGEALPHVLARPFSRIPLYHQNPEDISGIVHLRDLLKAHAEGKADTPLFRLAVTPLFLPETMRIYNAFTALTKAQHKMAIVLDEYGGLAGLVTTEDIIEEIVGELYDENEQKEETPLRRLPHGWYKVAGKAPLYLLLETFELDLEEKPDASTVAGYLTEVRGTLPESGEVIETPLGTFKVTVRSRTSIDWVEYLPPGREEHGEGPLPR; this is translated from the coding sequence ATGATCGTACCCCTCCTGGTCCTCGCCTTTCTCCTCTTTCTCTCGGCATTCTTCTCGGGGACCGAAACGGCCTTCACCTCCCTCTCCTTCGTGGATATCCAGACGCTCAAGAAAAAGGCCCCGAAGAAGGGACACCTCATAGAGAAGATGCTCTCCCAGCCCGACATCTTCCTCACCACGGTCCTCATCGGAAACAACCTCGCGAACCTCAGCGCCTCCGCCTTCACCACCACCCTCACCATCCGGCTCGCAGGGAGTACCGCGGTGGGACTCTCCACAGGGGTACTCACCATGGTGGTCCTTCTCTTCTCGGAGATCCTGCCCAAGCGCCTCGCCTTCCACCACAACACCTTCATCGCGCTCCACACCGTCCGCATCCTCTGGATACTCTCGTTCGCCTTCAGGCCCGTGATCTGGATCCTCTCCGGCATCACCCGCATCCTCCTTCCTCGGAACGAACAACCACCGCTCACCGAAGAGGCCATACTCCACACCCTCTCCCTCGCCCACAGCACCGGTGCCATCGAACCCTACAAGACCCGCATGATGCGGCGTATCATACGCTTCAGCGAGGCCACCCTCCACACCATCATGACCCACAGGACACGCATCTTCAGCCTTCCTCAGGCACTCACCGTGGGGGAAGCCCTCCCTCACGTCCTCGCGCGACCCTTCTCGCGAATCCCCCTCTACCACCAGAACCCCGAGGACATCAGCGGAATCGTGCACCTCAGGGATCTCCTCAAGGCTCACGCAGAGGGAAAGGCAGACACCCCCCTCTTCAGACTCGCCGTCACCCCCCTCTTCCTCCCCGAGACCATGCGGATCTACAACGCCTTCACCGCCCTCACCAAGGCGCAACACAAGATGGCCATCGTACTCGACGAATACGGAGGCCTCGCCGGTCTCGTAACCACCGAGGACATCATCGAGGAGATCGTGGGAGAACTCTACGACGAGAACGAGCAAAAGGAGGAGACCCCCCTCCGGCGCCTCCCACACGGCTGGTACAAGGTCGCGGGGAAGGCCCCTCTCTACCTCCTGCTGGAGACCTTCGAGCTCGATCTGGAGGAAAAACCGGATGCCTCCACGGTCGCCGGTTATCTCACGGAAGTACGCGGCACCCTCCCCGAGTCGGGAGAGGTGATCGAGACACCTCTCGGCACCTTCAAGGTGACGGTTCGCTCGAGGACGTCGATCGATTGGGTCGAGTACCTGCCACCGGGAAGAGAGGAACACGGGGAGGGCCCCCTCCCCCGCTAA
- a CDS encoding HisA/HisF-related TIM barrel protein, which translates to MWCVPAIDVLEGRGVRLLQGDYGRVTVYDEDPVARVRAFVEAGARRVHVVDLDAARGRGDNRGVIARMVRAAGEGVVVEVGGGVRTERDVEELLSVGAGALVVGTVLVRDPGRVERWVREYGRVFWAGIDARDGVVRVQGWEEEGGVEDVALAGRARDLGLCGVIYTNIARDGMLSGPDVEGAQRVGEAAGLPVVVSGGVGGVEDVRRVAAEGGRWVRGVILGKAVYEGRVDLPALFREFPQGDLVRLEGRMM; encoded by the coding sequence ATGTGGTGTGTGCCTGCAATCGATGTGCTGGAAGGTCGGGGGGTGCGGCTCCTGCAGGGGGACTATGGGCGGGTGACGGTGTACGACGAGGATCCCGTGGCCCGCGTGCGGGCCTTCGTGGAGGCGGGGGCGAGGAGGGTCCATGTGGTGGATCTGGATGCGGCGAGGGGGAGGGGGGACAATCGGGGGGTGATCGCTCGGATGGTGAGAGCGGCGGGGGAGGGTGTAGTGGTGGAGGTGGGTGGAGGGGTGCGTACGGAGAGGGACGTGGAGGAGCTCCTCTCGGTCGGGGCGGGGGCCTTGGTGGTGGGGACGGTGTTGGTGCGGGATCCGGGGCGTGTGGAGCGGTGGGTGCGGGAGTACGGGAGGGTGTTCTGGGCGGGGATCGATGCGAGGGACGGGGTGGTGAGGGTGCAGGGGTGGGAGGAGGAGGGGGGTGTGGAGGATGTGGCTCTCGCGGGGAGGGCGAGGGACCTGGGGTTGTGCGGGGTGATCTACACCAATATCGCACGGGACGGGATGCTCTCAGGGCCCGATGTGGAGGGTGCACAGCGGGTGGGTGAGGCGGCGGGGCTCCCGGTGGTGGTTTCGGGAGGGGTCGGGGGGGTGGAGGATGTGCGGCGGGTGGCCGCGGAGGGGGGGAGGTGGGTGCGCGGGGTGATCCTGGGGAAGGCGGTCTACGAGGGGAGGGTGGACCTGCCTGCGCTCTTCCGGGAGTTCCCGCAGGGGGATCTCGTCCGACTCGAGGGGAGGATGATGTGA
- a CDS encoding DUF4230 domain-containing protein has protein sequence MKPLLPFALLLLLLSTCRPSPPPPERIAYHIKEVLLLGTYEYTYRDIIYIEDPNWLARLFKVDHPLLFSIVYHIQAGIDLSTLTITRHPTDPGHLIITHEPARILSIDADERAIHEYFGAPNTYPHPRLLEEINRRKPAVEQLAISQGLLEKAQTRGHLLVEEFLREAGYTTIEWHIESGGPEG, from the coding sequence ATGAAACCTCTCCTCCCGTTCGCACTCCTCCTTCTCCTCCTGTCCACCTGCAGACCCTCCCCACCCCCACCCGAACGGATCGCATACCACATCAAGGAAGTACTCCTCCTCGGGACCTACGAATACACCTACAGGGACATCATCTACATAGAAGACCCGAACTGGCTCGCCCGACTCTTCAAAGTCGACCACCCGCTCCTCTTCTCCATCGTCTACCACATCCAGGCCGGCATAGACCTCTCCACCCTCACCATCACCCGGCACCCCACCGACCCCGGGCACCTCATCATCACCCACGAACCCGCCCGCATCCTCTCCATCGACGCCGACGAGCGCGCGATCCACGAGTACTTCGGAGCCCCCAACACCTACCCTCATCCCCGCCTCCTCGAGGAGATCAACCGGAGGAAACCGGCCGTGGAACAGCTGGCCATCTCGCAAGGACTCCTGGAGAAGGCCCAGACCAGAGGCCACCTCCTCGTGGAGGAATTCCTCCGTGAAGCGGGCTATACCACCATCGAGTGGCACATCGAGAGCGGAGGCCCCGAAGGATGA
- the trxA gene encoding thioredoxin, with protein sequence MTHKLTTEDFKEKVFDYENETEWKYKGEVPAIIDFYADWCGPCKMVAPILEEIADEYEGKLVVYKVNTDEEQELAMVFGIQSIPSILFIPVEEQPQLAVGAIPREVFDQAIKEVLHVE encoded by the coding sequence ATGACACACAAACTTACCACCGAAGACTTCAAGGAAAAGGTCTTCGACTACGAGAACGAGACCGAATGGAAGTATAAAGGAGAGGTTCCCGCCATCATCGACTTCTATGCCGACTGGTGCGGCCCCTGCAAGATGGTGGCGCCCATCCTGGAAGAAATCGCCGACGAGTACGAAGGCAAGCTCGTGGTCTACAAGGTGAACACCGACGAAGAACAGGAACTGGCGATGGTCTTCGGCATTCAGAGCATCCCTTCCATTCTCTTCATCCCTGTGGAAGAACAACCTCAGCTCGCCGTGGGCGCCATCCCTCGGGAAGTCTTCGATCAGGCCATCAAAGAAGTGCTCCACGTGGAATGA
- a CDS encoding aminopeptidase: MRFLTMGIHDERLVKPARAVVQESLGVKAGERVLIVTNPGAEIFRIASAVYDAAAELGARPVLVVQPRKTSLDYAEDAVIEALASEPEVFCSLSEEKLGKDRRGLSRPYVWEGKEYDHIHGFLREGKKVMRSFWSPSLTLDTFLRTVDIDYEALASVCRKVKARLEGAVEVHVTSPSGTDLRFSVEGRTPFLDDGLFREPGEGGNLPAGEVFVSPVVGSAEGMVAFDGSIALAEGIAIPSTPVRVTFEEGYVVSVEGEDEAAELLSASLEAGKKRALAFEQEGLLPRGQGEVYARNARHLGEFGIGLNEKARIVGNMLEDEKVYGTCHFAIGSNYDEDAKALIHLDALVKNPTIRVRRDSSWEVLMEEGTLVG; encoded by the coding sequence GTGCGTTTCCTCACTATGGGTATCCACGACGAACGTCTCGTAAAGCCCGCGCGGGCCGTGGTGCAGGAGAGTCTCGGCGTGAAGGCTGGTGAACGGGTCCTCATCGTGACCAATCCGGGGGCGGAGATCTTCCGCATCGCCTCTGCGGTCTACGATGCAGCGGCAGAGCTGGGGGCACGGCCGGTCCTCGTGGTGCAGCCCAGGAAGACGAGTCTCGACTACGCAGAGGATGCGGTGATAGAGGCCCTCGCGAGCGAGCCGGAGGTCTTCTGCTCCCTTTCTGAGGAGAAGCTCGGTAAGGACAGACGGGGGCTCTCCCGGCCGTACGTCTGGGAGGGCAAGGAGTACGACCACATACACGGCTTCCTCCGCGAGGGGAAGAAGGTGATGAGGAGCTTCTGGTCTCCTTCGCTCACCCTCGATACCTTCCTGAGGACGGTGGACATCGACTACGAGGCCCTCGCCTCGGTATGCCGGAAGGTGAAGGCGCGACTCGAAGGTGCCGTGGAGGTGCACGTCACCTCACCTTCGGGCACCGATCTGCGGTTCTCGGTGGAGGGACGCACCCCGTTTCTCGACGACGGGCTCTTCAGGGAGCCGGGTGAGGGGGGTAACCTCCCGGCGGGTGAGGTCTTCGTCTCGCCTGTGGTGGGTTCGGCCGAGGGGATGGTCGCATTCGACGGGAGCATCGCCCTTGCGGAGGGCATCGCCATCCCCTCCACCCCGGTGCGGGTGACGTTCGAGGAGGGGTATGTCGTCTCGGTGGAAGGGGAGGACGAGGCGGCGGAGCTCCTCTCGGCTTCCCTCGAGGCAGGCAAGAAGCGGGCCCTGGCCTTCGAGCAGGAGGGGTTGCTCCCTCGGGGGCAGGGGGAGGTCTACGCGAGAAACGCGCGGCATCTCGGTGAGTTCGGAATAGGGCTCAACGAGAAGGCACGGATCGTGGGCAACATGCTCGAGGACGAGAAGGTCTACGGCACGTGTCATTTCGCCATAGGAAGCAACTACGACGAGGATGCGAAGGCCCTCATCCACCTGGATGCCCTGGTGAAGAATCCTACCATCAGGGTGAGACGGGACTCCTCCTGGGAGGTCTTGATGGAGGAAGGGACGCTCGTCGGTTAG
- the hisE gene encoding phosphoribosyl-ATP diphosphatase, which yields MTHKSETKEAFVKEAVFPAVCVDGEGRVVGAVLQNEKARDKSLEQKEVWMVHPATGRVVPAGMGPVVRVVQEDGWVRVVVRGKGSGEVQGEEGVVRADEGGVLERLEGVVRARRSAMPEGSYTTHLFSSGGEKIRKKTGEEAIELLLAPSRDRIVYEAADFLYHLMVLLVWEGIPFRDVLEELSRRFDQ from the coding sequence GTGACGCACAAGAGCGAGACCAAGGAGGCGTTCGTGAAAGAGGCGGTGTTCCCTGCAGTGTGTGTGGACGGGGAGGGGCGGGTGGTGGGGGCGGTGCTCCAGAACGAGAAGGCGAGGGACAAGAGTCTCGAGCAGAAGGAGGTCTGGATGGTCCACCCGGCGACGGGGCGGGTGGTGCCGGCGGGGATGGGGCCGGTGGTGCGGGTGGTGCAGGAGGATGGGTGGGTGCGGGTGGTGGTGAGGGGCAAGGGGAGCGGGGAGGTGCAGGGGGAGGAGGGGGTGGTGCGGGCGGATGAGGGGGGGGTGTTGGAGCGGCTCGAGGGGGTGGTGCGGGCGAGGCGGAGCGCCATGCCTGAGGGATCGTATACCACCCATCTGTTCTCGTCCGGAGGGGAGAAGATACGGAAGAAGACCGGAGAGGAGGCGATCGAGCTCCTTCTCGCACCCTCCCGGGACAGGATCGTCTATGAGGCGGCCGACTTCCTGTACCATCTCATGGTGCTCCTGGTATGGGAAGGGATCCCGTTTCGGGACGTGCTGGAAGAGCTCTCCCGCCGGTTCGATCAGTGA
- the leuD gene encoding 3-isopropylmalate dehydratase small subunit, producing MTNIIRIAGTMVPVRGNDIDTDRIIPARYLKEITFERMGEYAFYDERFGEDGTPTDHPFNRYAGASILVANANFGCGSSREHAAQAVMRWGIRAIVAESYGEIFAGNCTMIGVPPVVASQEVVEALQTLAEARPEARVEIDLEEMVVRGEGFSYPVSMPEGRREAFLKGYWDSTALLLSNIEKTRKVAAGLSYVRGFE from the coding sequence ATGACGAACATCATCCGCATAGCGGGTACCATGGTGCCGGTTCGTGGGAACGACATCGATACCGACAGGATCATCCCGGCCCGGTATCTCAAGGAGATCACCTTCGAGAGGATGGGTGAGTACGCCTTCTACGACGAGCGTTTCGGAGAGGACGGCACGCCCACGGACCATCCGTTCAACCGCTACGCAGGGGCGAGCATCCTCGTGGCGAACGCCAACTTCGGATGCGGGTCGAGCAGAGAACACGCTGCCCAGGCGGTGATGCGCTGGGGGATCCGGGCGATCGTGGCCGAGTCGTACGGGGAGATCTTCGCGGGCAACTGCACCATGATAGGGGTTCCACCGGTCGTGGCCTCGCAGGAGGTGGTGGAGGCCCTCCAGACCCTCGCCGAGGCACGCCCCGAGGCCCGGGTGGAGATCGACCTCGAGGAGATGGTGGTGCGGGGAGAGGGCTTTTCCTACCCCGTCTCCATGCCCGAGGGAAGGAGGGAGGCCTTCCTGAAGGGGTATTGGGATTCCACGGCCCTGCTCCTGAGCAACATCGAGAAGACCCGGAAGGTGGCGGCGGGCCTTTCCTATGTGAGGGGTTTCGAGTAA
- a CDS encoding DUF4230 domain-containing protein translates to MKRILLALPMAIVVILLAVTLVLLRFRLDTPPSIDGSTPQFLSERELSLLVTTEYTVKIVFPHDFLPAGTTPSVYRTLTRKAASGEPLTPDETANMEVYDFLDRLGHPFYLFPYDFIVVDLTVRAGYDFSDPTLPPLAAWWNEDGLLEVPPAAILSITMGDTPHTEHYPAIRLSASQWKETSDFIISHAPSILPVEDILEHATRSARRALGALLSGRRASSMLY, encoded by the coding sequence ATGAAACGGATCCTCCTTGCCCTCCCCATGGCGATCGTCGTCATCCTCCTCGCCGTCACCCTCGTCCTCCTCCGCTTCCGCCTCGACACACCGCCATCGATCGACGGCAGCACCCCACAGTTCCTCTCGGAACGCGAGCTCTCCCTCCTCGTCACCACCGAGTACACCGTGAAGATCGTCTTCCCCCACGACTTCCTCCCCGCCGGCACCACCCCCTCGGTCTACCGCACCCTCACGCGAAAAGCCGCCTCAGGAGAGCCCCTCACCCCGGACGAGACGGCCAACATGGAAGTCTACGACTTCCTCGATCGCCTGGGGCACCCCTTCTACCTCTTCCCCTACGACTTCATCGTGGTCGACCTCACCGTACGTGCAGGCTACGACTTCTCGGACCCCACCCTCCCCCCTCTCGCCGCATGGTGGAACGAAGACGGCCTCCTGGAGGTCCCCCCCGCCGCCATCCTCTCCATCACCATGGGGGACACCCCTCACACCGAGCACTACCCCGCCATCAGGCTCAGCGCCTCCCAGTGGAAGGAGACCTCAGACTTCATCATCTCCCACGCCCCCTCCATCCTCCCGGTGGAAGACATACTCGAACACGCCACCCGATCCGCCCGCCGCGCACTCGGCGCCCTCTTGAGTGGACGGCGCGCCTCTTCTATGCTATATTGA